GCCCTGGACGAGCTGGCCAGGACGTATCTGCGGGACCACCAGGGCGTAACCCACGAGCGCTGCGTGAAACGCGGAGACGACGCGTGCGAGTGGGTCGTGAGTTCCGCCGAAGACTGACGGCGGGGAGGCGAAGTGGTCGACCTGGAGGACATCAGAGCCGCTCGCGAGGTGGTCTACGGAGCGCTCGGCCGCACGCCGCTTCTTCGCTCGACCACGCTGGGTGAGCGCGCCGGGGTAGATGCCTACCTGAAGGCGGAGAACCTGCAGCGCACCGGATCCTTCAAGACCCGCGGCGCCACGGTGCGCGTCTCCCACCTGAACGCCGCCGAGCGCGCGCGGGGCCTGGTCGCGGTTTCGGCGGGGAACCATGCGCAAGCCGTCGCCTACGCCGCCAGCGCCGCCGGCGTTCGAGCCACGGTCGTCATGCCCGAAACCGCGCCGCGCGCCAAGGTGGAAGCGAGCCGCGGCTACGGCGCGGAAGTGGTGCTCCACGGCACCGTTTACGACGCCTTCGACAAGGCCGACGAGCTGAGCCGTGAACGCGGCCTCGTCTACGTCCACCCCTTCGACGATCCGCACATCATCGCCGGCCAGGGGTCGGTGGGGCTGGAGATTCTGGAGGACCTGCCGGACGTCGACGCCATCGTGGTGTGCGTCGGCGGCGGCGGCCTCATTGCGGGCATCGCGACCGCCGTGAAGTCTCTGCGCCCCGGAACGCGCGTGATCGGGGTCGAGCCCACGGGCGCCGCGTGCGTGGCCGCCGGCCTGCGCCAGGGCAGCGCCCACTTCCTCGATGCCGTCACCACCATAGCCGACGGGCTCGCCACGCCGACGAGCGGAGACCTCGTGCTCGAGCACCTGCGGGCGTACGTGGACGACATGGTGCTGGTCGACGACGAAGAAATCGTGGAAGGGATGCGCTTCCTGCTTCAGCGGGCGAAGCTGCTCGCGGAGCCCGCGGGCGCCGCCGCGGTCGCGGCGGTGCTCGCCGGCAAGGTCGACCTGCCCCCGGGTGGCAGGGTGGCGGTCACGGTGAGCGGCGGCAACATCGATCTGGGCAGGCTCAGCCAGTACCTCGAGCACGGGCCGCCGGACGCCTAGTGGACTCCCGGCTCGCTCAGGCCCCTTTGGCCCCCTCGCGCTCGTGCATCCCCTCGGCTATGCGCCGGGCGACCGCCATGATGGTGAGCGAGGGATCCTTCGATACGCTGCCCGGCACCGCCGCTCCGTCCGCCACATACAGGCCCCTCAGGCGATGCGACTCGCCGTTGGGGTCCGCGAAGGAGTCCTGGGGGTCCGCGCCGATCGGCGCCGTTCCCAGAAAGTGGCTGCCAGCAGCGAACTGGGCGTTGGGCATGACGGACCGGATGCCGATATTCCGCTCGACCTCGTCCTCTGCGCGCACCACGGTGCCCCACACATCTGGTATCCACACCTCACGCGCGCCGGCCGCCAAAAGGATGCGCGCGGCGTTCCTCATGTAGTCCACGGCCTTGTGGACGTCGACTCCGCGCACGCGGTGCCAGCTGCGCCGGTGGCCGTCGTCGTCCACCCAGATGCGGCCGGGGTTGGTCTCGTCGATGACCGACATCAACGAGCCGAGCTGGCGATACTTGCCGATCCGCTCGCGGTGCGCCGCGCCGATCTCGCTCAGCGTCGCCGCGGTCACCCCCGGCGACTGGTGGTTGCAGAGCATCGTATAGCCGCCGCCCTGATAGCCGCCCGTAGCGTCCGTATGCAGCTCCCGGAACTGGCTCACTTCGTACGCACAGGGGATACCGGTGACGTTGTCGATCTCGCGCCCGAAGTCGCCGTACACGAAATAGTGCGGGTTCATGTAGAGCCGCTTCCCCACCGTGGGATCCTGCACGTTGCGAAGCAGGAATTCGGCTGACCCGATGGCCCCGCCCGCCACCACCACCAGGTCGGCGTCCACGCGGAAGGTTCCGCGCGGCTCGTCGGTGTCCCGACTCAGCAGCGCACCCTCCACGCCCCGCACCCGGCCGCCCTCGACGATCAGCCGATCCGCGCGCGCGTCGCTGTAGACGCGACCGCCCCGGATGGAGACCCGGGGGATCGTGGTGATGAGCTGCGAACTCTTGCGGTTGTAGGCGCAGCCGTACTGCGTCCACCCGCAGCCGATGCAGTCCACCCGCGCGGTGGGAACCGCGCCACCCTCTACGCCCAGTTCCTCGCAACCCTGGCGCACCAGACGGTTGTTCTCGTTGAACAGGCGCTCCTCGCAGATGTGTATGCCGAGGTCCTCCTCGATCGCGTCGAAATGGGGCGCCAGGTCCGCGACCGTCATCCAGTCGATGCCGAGCCCCCTCCACACGTCCAGGCGGTCCGCCGGCGCGCGGAACGAGTCGCCCCAGTAGTGCACCGTACAGCCGCCCACGCATTCGGCGTAGTTCAGGAAGTAGGCGTTGTCCACGGTGGAATCGAGCCCGCGGCGGCCGTTGAAATCGGCCATCGCCTCGTTCTCCCGCTGGCTGAAATCTTCGGCCCGGAAGAACCCTCCCTTCTCCAGCATGACCACGTCCCACCCGCGCTCCGACAGGAAGTCCGCGAGCGTGCCACCGCCGGCTCCGGTGCCGATCACGATCACATCGGCCCGGTCGCGGATCTCACCGGTACGGTGGGTGCCCTGGATGATCACGCGATCTCTCCGAAGTCCACCGGCGGTACCGGGAAGGAGAAGCGCTCGGGCCACGGACCCTCGAAGCCCGTGACGGCCCAGGTCTCCTCGCGCAGATAGGTATTGAAGAAGAGGAAGCCGCGCGTGGCCTGGAACGCCGCCCGGCGCAGGTTGAGGCGGCTCCGCGCCCAATCGAGCAAGTAGGCGCGGCGATCCTCCAGGTTCAGCGACGTGAAACGACGCAGGTGGCCGCTCAGCGGCGTGAGGTGTTCCAGCAGAGTGAGGACCGTCCGCATGTCGGCCCGGATCGGGTCGCCGACCGCGGCCAGGTCCGCGTCGACCGCGCGCGCGACCAGCGCCGGCTCGACCGGGACGTCCACCAGGAGAGCCTCCGCCGCCGCCCGCGCCACGGCGTACTGCTTGGCCGAGAGCGCCCGCAGCCGCGTCCCATCTTGCTGCGCCGCGGGGTACGCCTCCAGCGTGCCCGGGGGCAGCGCTCCGGCGAGCGCGATGGCGGCGCCACCGCCGGCGGTGGCGCGCAGGAAACCACGCCGGTTCATGCCCGTCTCGGCGCCCGGGTCGGGTGGCTGATTCATGCGCGGATGATAGCGTCGGCGCATGGGTGGCGACACCCGTAACACGCTTGTACCGAACCAACTTCGGCGCTAGCTTTGCGCGATTCGTGTCTCCCCCGGCGACGCCCACGGACGGGCGAAAAGCGCCGCGACAACCGAGTGGACGGTGCGCTTGCAGGCGATTCGCTTCCACTACAATCCCCTGCGGTACATCGCTACGCGGATGGTGGCCAAGCGCCGACCGTCCGCGGCCGTGGGGAGCCTGGGCTGTACCCGGCTGGATGACGTGGATCCCCCGGCGCTTCCGGGCCCGGGCTGGGTGCGCGTACGAACCGTCGTAAGCGGAATCTGCGGCAGCGACCTGTCGGCGGTCACCGCGCACGATTCGTTCACGCTGGAGCCCTTCGGCGCGTTCCCGTTCACCTTCGGGCACGAGAACGTCGGCACCGTCGCGGAGGTGGCGGGGGACGTGGGCGACTGGCGCGTCGGGGACCGCGTGGTCGTGAACCCGATGCTCGCGTGCGAGCAGCGCGGGCTCGACCCTTGCGCGGCCTGCCTGCGAGGCGAACGGGGGCTGTGCAGGCGCACGGTGGAAGGCGACCTGGGTGTGGGGCCCATGGCCGGCTACAATCCGGTCGTTGGAGGGGGCTGGGCGGGCTCGTTCGTGGCCCACCGATCGCAGCTCCATGAGGCCGGCGAGCTCGACGACCGCGTGGCGGTCTTGACCGATCCGTTCGCCTCGGCGCTGCGCCCGGTGTTGCTGCACCCGCCGCGTACGGACGACGTCGCGCTCGTGATCGGGGCCGGCACGATCGGCCTCCTGACGATCCGTGCGCTGCGGCTGGTCGGGTACGGGGGCACGATAGCCGCTACGGCTCGCTACGACGCGCAGCGGCGCATGGCTGAAGCCGCCGGCGCGGATGTGCTCCTGCGCGGCGGCGACGACGCGCTGAAGTGGGCCGCGAGCCTCCCCGGCGCGAGGGTGTTCGAGCCGAGCATGGCGCCCGACTTCGTGGAGGGCGGACCGTCGCTCGTGTTCGACACGGTGGGCAGCCAGCGCACCGTCGGCGAGGCGCTGACGCTCACGCGCGAGGGCGGACGCCTGGTGCTGGTGGGTGGCGCCGCCAAGGTGACCGCGGATTGGACGCGGGTGTGGTACCGGCAACTGACGATCGCGGGGGTCATCGCTTACGGCGACGCGCCCTTCCGCGGTCAGAGGAGAGACATATACGACATCGCCCTCGAGCTGATGCGCGAGGGAGGATTGAACGACCTGGACCTGGTCACGCACGAATTCGGCCTGGAGGACTACCGTGACGCCCTCGACACCGCCCTCGACAAGCGCGGACGCGGCTCTATCAAAGTCGTCTTCCGCCCCAATTAGTGGAGCGCTCCACGACTATACGAGCGCTCCGTTTGGCGGGCTGTTTTCGCGCTTTACCGCCGACGACCTGATCCAGGAAGGCTCGCTGCTGGACTGCCCCGGCGCGCGCCGCTGGTTCGAGCGCTTCGAGGTCGGGCTGGTCGATGACATCTACACGTTCCAGTTGCCGCTGGATCGCATGGCGGGGCCCGACTCGGCCGCGCTCGGCGAGCCGATCGTGATGTTCTCCACGTACAGCTACCTGGGGCTCATCGGGCACCCCAGGGTGCAGGTGGCCGTCAAGGAAGCGGTCGACCGGTACGGCACCTCCACCGGCGGAGTCCGGCTCCTGACGGGCACGCTGGCTCTCCACCTGGAGCTGGAGCGAGAACTCGCCGACTTCCTGGGCCAGGAGGCGGCGGCGGTCTACCCGTCGGGCTACGACGCCAACGTGGCCTCCATTACCTCTCTCTTCGCGTCGGAAGACATCGCGCTGCTCGACCAGTACGCGCACGCCAGCATCGTGGAGGGAGTGCGCACCGCCGGCGCGGAGTTGCGCCGCTTCCGCCACAACGACATGGGGGACCTGGAGCGGCGACTCCGGCAGGCCCGCAACCGGGGCTACAAGCGCATTCTGATCGCGGTGGACGGGGTGTTCAGCATGGACGGCGACCAGGCACCCATAGCGGAGCTCATCCGGCTGAAGCGGGAGTACGGCGCGTTCCTGCTGGTGGACGAGGCGCACAGCCTGGGCGCCGTGGGCGAGACCGGGCGGGGCGTGTGCGAGGCGCAGGGAGTGGACCCGCGCGGCGTGGACATCCACACCGGCTCGCTCTCCAAGGGCGTGCCGTCCTCGGGCGGTTTCGCGGCGGGGAGCGAGTTGCTCAAGATCTACCTACAGCACGGTTCCAACCCCTACATCTTCTCGGCCGCGCTCACGCCGGCCAATTCCGCGGCGTGCCTCGAGGCCATCCGCGTGCTGCTCGAAGAGCCCGAGCACATGGAGCGCCTGCGCGAGAACACCCGCCTCCTGGACGAGGGGCTCCAGCGTCTGGGCCTGAACCCGGGGACCGCCGAATCGCCGGTCATCCCGATCATGCTGGGCCCGGATCGGCGCGCCTTCCTGTGGTCCAAGTGGCTGCTGGAAGACCACGGCGTGTTCACCTCCTCGGTGGTCTTCCCCGCCGTATCGCCGGGCCAGGCCCGTTTGCGAATATGCGCAACAGCGGCGCACCGGCCCGAGCACTTCGAGAGGCTGTTCGCGGGCCTGGAGGCCTGCCTGAAGCGGGAAGAGGCGGAAGCGGGCGAGGCCGAGGCCGGGTAGGAACGAGCCGGACCCCAACCGATGCGAAAAACGCGGCGGACCCGAAGGTCTGCCGCGTTCTTCCATAAGAGCTGCAGCGCGACGCCGAACTAGCGGTTGCGGCCGGACCCCATGCTGAGGATCAACTCGATCGTCTGCTGGTCGAAGTAGCGCTGCCAGCCAGTCTCGGTGAACTCCTCCGGATGCGTGGCATAGACCTGGTGGAAGTTGCCCCAGCCGGTCTGGTCGTAGAAAACGAACACGTCGTTCCTGCTCCCGGCGTACCGCCACACTTCGTACATCCGCTCTCCGGTGCGCACCCGAAGGCCCTCTCCAACTGGGCCCGTCGTGGGCCGCGTAAACCGCTCGAAAGGCGCGCCCTGCATGACCCACACGCGACCACGAGCCGTCGCCCAGCCCTCGCCCGGATTGCCCGCGAAGTCGAACTCGCGGTTGGCGTACTCGACGCGGTCCATGTACTCCTGGTACGCCTCGTTGGGGTCCCCCGCGATCGGGTCGCGCCGGCTCCAGAATTCCTCCATGAAGCGCCGCTTGCCCTCCGCGGAGAGACCCTTGAACATGCGCCGCTCCCTGGGCGTGGCGATGTAGTCGACCTTGAGGTAGAGCGAGTCGAGCTGGGCTTCGGAGTGGCTCGGGAACAAGTCGGTCCTCGCCGGCCCGACCGCCGCCACCCGCGGCGCGCTCAGCTCAAACCGCTGGTACGCGGTGACGGCGGTGTCCGGGAAGGCCACCCGCACGCCGACCCGATACGGACCCGGCGCGAGTCCCTCGACCGGCACCCGCACCAGCTCCAGGCCACCTCCGGGCGGGTAGCGCTTCTGCACGGGCGGCGCCTCCTGCTGGAGGTCGGGCGTCTCCTCCGCCGCGAGCAGGATCTGCACGTCGGCCACGTCCTCGCCCTCGGCCGTCTGGGGCGGGTAGACCTCCGTGTACACCTGCACCAACGCGCCGTCCGCCGGCAGCGTCCCGGTCAGGTTCGGCGCGATCGCGAGCCCGTGCCTCAGTAGCGACCCGGCGGGCGCCTCCCCGCCTTCCGGAACCCGATCGATCGAGTGGGCCAGCAAGAGGTCGCCGATCAGCGGCCGCTCCCCCGTCGCGTCTATCACCTCCTCGAGGCGCGTCGATTGGCCCGAGACCGAGTCTCGCACCTCGACCGCCAGGCGGTACTCTCCCGGCTTCAGATCGAAGCTCATGTTCTCGACCGCCTGAGAGCTGGAGGGGACCTCGCCCATGCCCACGCGGACGCGATTACCCCAGTCCTCCTGAACCAGGACGTTGCCACTGGCGTCCAGGATGGTCAGTCCGATCTCGTAACGGGCCACGCGGCTGCGTTCCTCCGCGTCTTCAGCGTACGTCAGTTCGGCGAGCGGCACGGAAACGAAACAAACCACGTTGGTGATGTCCGGCGCCCGCCAGTAGCGATAGACGTGGAGTTGAGCCGTGGTGTCGGCGGGCGGCGCCAGCAGCAGCGCCGACAGCAATGCAATCATGAATCCTCCTGAAAGAAACGCTTTCCGCTCGGAGGTGGCGGCGGCGGAAGCGCGAGCGGCCCGCTCCCGGAGGAACGGGCCGCTGCTCTTACATCAGGACCGGCGCAGCTCCGCTGCAGCGATGATCCGCCGGCGACGTGTCCTCAGAAGTTGATAGACACGCTGAACATATTGGTTCCCTCGAGCAGCCCGAGGTGCCGGTAAGCGTAGTCCAGCGAAAAGCCGAACGACTCGGGATCGGACGGCCGCCAGGAGATTCCACCTCCCCCAGCGAGTCCGTCGGCGCCGTCGTCGTCGAGTGACAGCGAGGTGCCGACCGTGGTCTCGTCGAAGCTGCGATCGGGCTCGTACGTGTATCCGCCGCGCAGCGCCGCCGAGAAGCCCGGCACGCCTTCCGGCATGATCGTGTACTCGGCGCCGAACGCCGCCGACGTGTTGTTCTGCTGCGGCTGCCAGAACTCACCGGACAGCATCAGCCGGTTCGAGGCAGTCGACACGGCGTCGTATGCCAGGCCCACCTTGAACATGACAGGCAGGGGGAAAGGCTGCGTCCGCAACTCGGCGCGGTCCTGCCGGTTGGGCTCGTTCGGGTCCGGGTTCTGGACGGTGATTTCCAGGTCCGAGCCGGACTGTTCGATCTCCCCACCCAGATTCAGGATCGCGAAGCTGGCCCTCAGCATCCGGTCCGAAACCGTGGTGTGGAAGTTCGTGCCCAGATCCACCGCCAACGTGGAGCCATCGGTGTCCGCCAGGCTCTCCTGGACGAACTTCCCGGTGGCGCCGAACGAGAAGCGATCGGTCACGTTGAAGGCCGCCGTCAGCCCGCCCACGAACATGCTGTTCGAGAACGTGGAGCCGGTGCCTTCGGGCTGAGCGACGGTGGTCTCGAGGCCATCCTCGAAGCTGAAGCCGCCGACCTGGAAGCCGATGACCCAGTCTCCCCCGCTCAAGGGGAAGGTCACGCCGCCCCACGAATAGCTAGTGTCGAGCACGTAGTCGTAGAACGAGAAATGCGCGTTGACCTTGTCGGACGCGAACCCGGCGTTGGCCGGATTCCAGTACAGCGACGTCGCGTCATCCGCGAACGCCGAGGCCGCCTGACCCATGGCCGCGGCGCGAGCACCGACCGGCACGAGCAGGAACTCGCCCGCGCGCGTTCCGAACGCGATCTGGTCGATGCTCGCATTGGGATCGGCGCTGTCCTGGCCCACCACCTCCCCGCCCGTGAGGGCGAGGAGGGTGGCCACCGTAAACGCCGAAGTCAGAAACTTTCCTCTATGCATTGTGTCGTCTCCCCGGCGTCAGTTGTTGGGCGCCTGAATGATGGTCATCCGGCCGAGCTTCTCGGCGCCGGTCGGCGTGCTGACGTGATAGAAGTACACGCCGCTCGCCACGAACTGGTTGTTCCGGTTGCGGAGATCCCAGTTCGCCGTCCCGCCCCCGGCGGGATCCTCGTGCATGATCGCATCGACCAGCACGCCGGAAAGCGTGAAGATCCGGATCGTGGCCTGCGTGGGCAGGTTCACGAACAGGATCTTGCGATCCGAGGAAGCCTGCTGCAGCGCCGACGATCCCCGGAACGGGTTCGGCACCGTGTGCACGTCCTCCAGCGAGGCGCTGGCCACGTCGAAGGTCTCCGGCGAGCTCACGGTTACGGCGGCGCGTAGCCCCGGAATGGGGGGCGGGCGCGGCGACTCCAGGAACGAGTAGGCGCTCGTCGTGGAGTCCTGAACCACCGTGCCAGAGTATGTGCGCAGCTTCCACACGTCACCGGCGGCCGGCAGCGTCGAGGTCTCGAAGAGCCACGCCTCCCCGGCGACGAACATGCCGAAGCCCTGCGTGTCGGCCACGTCCACCACCTCACAGAACTGACCACAGCTCTGTGAGCCAGGTGGCACCGTTGCCATGGGCCCGATCACCGCGGTCTGGCTGAAGGAACCCGCCACGCCAGCGACAGGCAGCCAGGTAGCCAGCGGCTCGATGCTCCAGAAGTCGCCGGCGGACAGGATGTTGTCCTCGTTGACGTTGTTCAGAACGCCCCAACTCGCGGCCATGTTGGCCGAGAACGGAATGTCCACGTTGTGCGTCAGGTCCCGCACGCCGGCGACCGTGCCGCCCGCGCCCCATGTGACCTCGATGTCCGCGGCGCGCCACAGACCGCTCTGGGTGTAGACGCCCAGCCAGCGCATCGATACGTCCTGATCATACTGGCTCGGCAAGCTCCAGATGGTCACGCCCGGGAGCGAGCCGGTGGCGTTGCCCAGCGTCGGGTCCGCCGCAGGCGCGTCGCCCGTGAACCAACGCGAGCCGCCTTCCGGGCCGACCACGTGCGAGCGGTTCGACGCAACCGTCTCGGACTGCGACATCAAGTGCGTCGGGCCGTAGGTGATGTTTCCGCCCAGGGAGCCGACGAAGATCGACGGATCCACGCCCTGCGCGTTCGCAGCCGCGGCGTCCGCGAGGACGGACACCGGCGATATGTCCTGAGAGATGGTGCCGATGCAACCGAACAGGCCAAACGGCTCCTTGACCTCCTGCGGAATCTCCGTCGCCGTCCCGTCCGGCGCCGTGGCCGTCAGGTAGTACACCGTGGAAGTGCCCAGACAGTTTGGAGTAGCAGGCTGAACCCCCCCGCCAGCGCCGACGGCTGAAACCACCGAGTCGATCCGGATCTCGTAGTCACCCGCCTGCACCAGCGCGGGCTGCGGCAGGTTGACCAGCGCCGCGAAGGAGTTGGTCGGCGGAGCTGCGCCACCGAATACTCCCGTGGTCGCGTCGATCGCGGGCATGCCGCCCGTGGGATCCAGAACGTTGCCATCACCGTCGAACAGCACCGGATCCCCGATCACGGCCGCGGTCCTGCCGGCCGCCGTGCTGCGCGGGGTCGCCGCCGCGCCACCCGCGGCCTGCGAAGCCACCGACAGGCGCCGGCCCGACTCGAGCGAGCTGCCGCCCGGGGCGAACGGCGTATTGATGTCGAAGGACGTAACGGCGTAGAAGTACGTCACGCCGTTGAGCAGCCCCGGGCCGTTGGCGGCGTCGGGGAAGCGCCCGCCGCGATCCACCAGCGTGAACTGCAGGCCGGTGTCCGTAGAGCACGCGACAGCCTCCTGCCCCGCCAACTCGGGCTGGAGCGGCACGCAGAAGTCGGCCGTGTCGGTGCGGACCGCCAGGAACGAGCTGTCC
The Gemmatimonadota bacterium genome window above contains:
- the ilvA gene encoding threonine ammonia-lyase, giving the protein MVDLEDIRAAREVVYGALGRTPLLRSTTLGERAGVDAYLKAENLQRTGSFKTRGATVRVSHLNAAERARGLVAVSAGNHAQAVAYAASAAGVRATVVMPETAPRAKVEASRGYGAEVVLHGTVYDAFDKADELSRERGLVYVHPFDDPHIIAGQGSVGLEILEDLPDVDAIVVCVGGGGLIAGIATAVKSLRPGTRVIGVEPTGAACVAAGLRQGSAHFLDAVTTIADGLATPTSGDLVLEHLRAYVDDMVLVDDEEIVEGMRFLLQRAKLLAEPAGAAAVAAVLAGKVDLPPGGRVAVTVSGGNIDLGRLSQYLEHGPPDA
- a CDS encoding alcohol dehydrogenase catalytic domain-containing protein, which translates into the protein MRLQAIRFHYNPLRYIATRMVAKRRPSAAVGSLGCTRLDDVDPPALPGPGWVRVRTVVSGICGSDLSAVTAHDSFTLEPFGAFPFTFGHENVGTVAEVAGDVGDWRVGDRVVVNPMLACEQRGLDPCAACLRGERGLCRRTVEGDLGVGPMAGYNPVVGGGWAGSFVAHRSQLHEAGELDDRVAVLTDPFASALRPVLLHPPRTDDVALVIGAGTIGLLTIRALRLVGYGGTIAATARYDAQRRMAEAAGADVLLRGGDDALKWAASLPGARVFEPSMAPDFVEGGPSLVFDTVGSQRTVGEALTLTREGGRLVLVGGAAKVTADWTRVWYRQLTIAGVIAYGDAPFRGQRRDIYDIALELMREGGLNDLDLVTHEFGLEDYRDALDTALDKRGRGSIKVVFRPN
- a CDS encoding GWxTD domain-containing protein, which codes for MIALLSALLLAPPADTTAQLHVYRYWRAPDITNVVCFVSVPLAELTYAEDAEERSRVARYEIGLTILDASGNVLVQEDWGNRVRVGMGEVPSSSQAVENMSFDLKPGEYRLAVEVRDSVSGQSTRLEEVIDATGERPLIGDLLLAHSIDRVPEGGEAPAGSLLRHGLAIAPNLTGTLPADGALVQVYTEVYPPQTAEGEDVADVQILLAAEETPDLQQEAPPVQKRYPPGGGLELVRVPVEGLAPGPYRVGVRVAFPDTAVTAYQRFELSAPRVAAVGPARTDLFPSHSEAQLDSLYLKVDYIATPRERRMFKGLSAEGKRRFMEEFWSRRDPIAGDPNEAYQEYMDRVEYANREFDFAGNPGEGWATARGRVWVMQGAPFERFTRPTTGPVGEGLRVRTGERMYEVWRYAGSRNDVFVFYDQTGWGNFHQVYATHPEEFTETGWQRYFDQQTIELILSMGSGRNR
- a CDS encoding twin-arginine translocation signal domain-containing protein, whose product is MNQPPDPGAETGMNRRGFLRATAGGGAAIALAGALPPGTLEAYPAAQQDGTRLRALSAKQYAVARAAAEALLVDVPVEPALVARAVDADLAAVGDPIRADMRTVLTLLEHLTPLSGHLRRFTSLNLEDRRAYLLDWARSRLNLRRAAFQATRGFLFFNTYLREETWAVTGFEGPWPERFSFPVPPVDFGEIA
- a CDS encoding PorV/PorQ family protein — its product is MHRGKFLTSAFTVATLLALTGGEVVGQDSADPNASIDQIAFGTRAGEFLLVPVGARAAAMGQAASAFADDATSLYWNPANAGFASDKVNAHFSFYDYVLDTSYSWGGVTFPLSGGDWVIGFQVGGFSFEDGLETTVAQPEGTGSTFSNSMFVGGLTAAFNVTDRFSFGATGKFVQESLADTDGSTLAVDLGTNFHTTVSDRMLRASFAILNLGGEIEQSGSDLEITVQNPDPNEPNRQDRAELRTQPFPLPVMFKVGLAYDAVSTASNRLMLSGEFWQPQQNNTSAAFGAEYTIMPEGVPGFSAALRGGYTYEPDRSFDETTVGTSLSLDDDGADGLAGGGGISWRPSDPESFGFSLDYAYRHLGLLEGTNMFSVSINF
- a CDS encoding aminotransferase class I/II-fold pyridoxal phosphate-dependent enzyme, yielding MTPSTPPSTSADAALSKSSSAPISGALHDYTSAPFGGLFSRFTADDLIQEGSLLDCPGARRWFERFEVGLVDDIYTFQLPLDRMAGPDSAALGEPIVMFSTYSYLGLIGHPRVQVAVKEAVDRYGTSTGGVRLLTGTLALHLELERELADFLGQEAAAVYPSGYDANVASITSLFASEDIALLDQYAHASIVEGVRTAGAELRRFRHNDMGDLERRLRQARNRGYKRILIAVDGVFSMDGDQAPIAELIRLKREYGAFLLVDEAHSLGAVGETGRGVCEAQGVDPRGVDIHTGSLSKGVPSSGGFAAGSELLKIYLQHGSNPYIFSAALTPANSAACLEAIRVLLEEPEHMERLRENTRLLDEGLQRLGLNPGTAESPVIPIMLGPDRRAFLWSKWLLEDHGVFTSSVVFPAVSPGQARLRICATAAHRPEHFERLFAGLEACLKREEAEAGEAEAG
- a CDS encoding GMC family oxidoreductase N-terminal domain-containing protein; amino-acid sequence: MIIQGTHRTGEIRDRADVIVIGTGAGGGTLADFLSERGWDVVMLEKGGFFRAEDFSQRENEAMADFNGRRGLDSTVDNAYFLNYAECVGGCTVHYWGDSFRAPADRLDVWRGLGIDWMTVADLAPHFDAIEEDLGIHICEERLFNENNRLVRQGCEELGVEGGAVPTARVDCIGCGWTQYGCAYNRKSSQLITTIPRVSIRGGRVYSDARADRLIVEGGRVRGVEGALLSRDTDEPRGTFRVDADLVVVAGGAIGSAEFLLRNVQDPTVGKRLYMNPHYFVYGDFGREIDNVTGIPCAYEVSQFRELHTDATGGYQGGGYTMLCNHQSPGVTAATLSEIGAAHRERIGKYRQLGSLMSVIDETNPGRIWVDDDGHRRSWHRVRGVDVHKAVDYMRNAARILLAAGAREVWIPDVWGTVVRAEDEVERNIGIRSVMPNAQFAAGSHFLGTAPIGADPQDSFADPNGESHRLRGLYVADGAAVPGSVSKDPSLTIMAVARRIAEGMHEREGAKGA